In Bradyrhizobium lablabi, one DNA window encodes the following:
- a CDS encoding DUF4153 domain-containing protein, with product MASVVGISTPVIRLAIGLLQGVALLMLYQASEHKTWPATDGLVFAPLATIATFVPLIVISALGHLRLRTLAAWAVVATLLCAGLATYDIFRNSVSVVGISVVTTGLMPILPSWVMWWSLASILFIIHTLTISGEADRKLIASYPTHFDIAWKHGVQFVLAVGFVSLFWGLLFLGAELFRLIKIEFLAELIKRTTFSIPVTALAFSYAIHVTDVRANIVQGARTLALILLSWLLPLMALLGAAFVVALLFTGLTPLWSTRRAASILLVAAAALVFLVNAAYQDGRAETRAVAILRYASRLAAFVLVPLVALAAYGVMLRIAQYGWTPERITALACVIVAACYGLGYLFAALRSTTSMAWLEPTNIFTSLAIVGVLLALSTPVADPARISVADQLSRLQAGTEKPEHFDFGFLRYRAGRYGVQALEQLAARTEGPQASVIAERANQALHAKSPWELARAAAQPPTTPAQRGLHITVIFPIGATLPEGFVQQDWNAFQPRWKLPNCLVSDTPCDAILTDLDGDGQPEVQLFDRPGGVAAAFKKGLTEGTWSYLGAVLNANCSGVRDAIHAGHFETAQPTLKEITANGQRLYIGTDCVRAP from the coding sequence ATGGCTAGTGTGGTGGGGATATCGACGCCAGTGATACGTCTGGCCATTGGCTTGCTGCAGGGCGTAGCGCTGCTGATGCTCTATCAGGCGTCCGAGCATAAGACATGGCCGGCCACCGACGGGCTTGTTTTCGCGCCACTTGCCACTATTGCGACCTTTGTCCCCTTGATCGTCATATCCGCCCTCGGTCATCTTCGGTTGCGCACCTTGGCGGCCTGGGCGGTGGTCGCGACGCTATTGTGCGCCGGGCTTGCGACATATGACATCTTTCGCAATTCGGTTTCTGTTGTGGGAATTTCCGTCGTAACGACAGGTCTGATGCCTATCCTCCCGTCTTGGGTCATGTGGTGGTCGCTGGCATCTATTCTGTTCATCATCCACACTTTGACCATATCGGGCGAAGCCGACCGCAAGCTGATTGCCAGCTATCCGACCCATTTCGACATCGCCTGGAAGCACGGCGTGCAATTCGTGCTGGCGGTGGGCTTCGTCAGCCTGTTCTGGGGATTGCTGTTCCTCGGGGCGGAACTGTTTCGTCTGATCAAGATCGAATTTCTCGCGGAGCTGATCAAGCGGACGACATTTTCGATTCCCGTAACCGCGCTGGCGTTCAGCTACGCCATCCATGTCACCGATGTGCGCGCCAACATCGTCCAGGGCGCTCGGACGCTTGCCCTGATCCTGTTGTCATGGCTATTGCCATTGATGGCGCTGTTGGGCGCGGCCTTCGTCGTGGCGCTGCTGTTTACCGGTCTCACTCCGCTCTGGAGTACGCGGCGTGCAGCCAGCATTCTGCTCGTTGCGGCCGCGGCGCTGGTCTTTCTCGTCAACGCGGCCTATCAGGATGGGCGGGCCGAGACCCGCGCCGTCGCCATATTGCGGTATGCGAGCCGGCTTGCCGCGTTCGTGCTGGTGCCGCTGGTTGCGCTCGCGGCCTATGGGGTGATGCTGCGCATTGCCCAATATGGCTGGACGCCGGAGCGGATCACCGCGCTCGCCTGCGTCATCGTCGCCGCGTGCTATGGGCTCGGCTACTTGTTCGCGGCGTTGCGCTCGACAACGTCGATGGCGTGGCTCGAGCCCACCAATATCTTCACATCGTTGGCCATCGTCGGCGTGCTCCTGGCGCTGAGTACACCCGTGGCCGACCCCGCGAGAATCTCCGTGGCGGACCAGTTGAGCCGGCTGCAAGCCGGGACGGAGAAGCCGGAGCATTTCGATTTCGGCTTTCTGCGCTATCGGGCAGGGCGCTACGGCGTACAAGCCCTCGAGCAACTCGCAGCCCGGACGGAAGGTCCTCAAGCCTCCGTCATCGCCGAGCGCGCCAATCAGGCACTGCACGCCAAGAGCCCTTGGGAGCTAGCACGGGCAGCGGCGCAGCCGCCAACGACGCCGGCCCAGCGAGGGCTCCACATCACGGTGATCTTCCCGATCGGCGCAACGTTGCCGGAAGGTTTTGTGCAGCAGGACTGGAATGCCTTTCAGCCGCGGTGGAAACTTCCGAACTGCCTCGTCTCAGACACCCCGTGTGACGCGATCCTGACCGATCTTGATGGGGATGGACAGCCGGAAGTCCAGCTCTTCGATCGTCCGGGCGGGGTCGCCGCGGCCTTCAAGAAGGGGCTCACCGAGGGGACCTGGAGCTATTTGGGCGCGGTCCTCAATGCGAACTGTTCTGGCGTCCGCGATGCAATCCATGCTGGTCATTTCGAAACAGCCCAGCCAACGCTCAAGGAGATCACCGCGAACGGCCAGCGCCTGTACATCGGCACTGACTGTGTGCGGGCTCCGTGA
- a CDS encoding hydroxyacid dehydrogenase, which translates to MSVNNKRVFYVKYLANEIYADILRARPDVRLDRLENESPEEVSAPILAAAHAYQIGAARDELASHFHVHRDLLARAPNLLIVSSNGAGYDPVDVEACTAAGVLVVNQSGGNAHSVAEHALAMLLTLSKRIIQADRTLRREANVNRNALMGTEVQGKTIGIVGLGNVGRRIAALCNGLLGMKVLAYDPYLSAAEMAARGGEKVELDELLRRADYVSISCPLTKESRGMIGAREFALMQRHAYFITTARGFIHDETALTDALRDKRIAGAGLDVWAKEPPPPDHPLLQFDNVLASPHTAGVTTEARANMGRIAAEQMLDALDGKRPPRIINPEVWPAYARRFERTFGFAPGD; encoded by the coding sequence ATGTCCGTCAACAACAAGCGTGTGTTCTACGTCAAATATCTGGCGAACGAGATTTATGCCGACATCCTGCGGGCGCGGCCCGACGTGCGGCTCGACCGGCTTGAGAATGAAAGCCCGGAGGAAGTCTCGGCGCCGATCCTCGCCGCCGCTCATGCCTATCAGATCGGTGCGGCGCGCGATGAGCTCGCGAGCCATTTTCATGTCCATCGCGACCTACTGGCGCGGGCGCCCAACCTTTTGATCGTGTCCAGCAATGGCGCGGGCTACGATCCCGTCGATGTCGAGGCTTGCACGGCGGCGGGCGTTCTGGTCGTCAATCAATCCGGCGGCAACGCGCATTCGGTGGCCGAACATGCGCTGGCGATGCTGCTCACGCTGTCGAAGCGCATCATCCAGGCCGACCGGACCTTGCGGCGCGAGGCGAATGTCAACCGCAACGCCTTGATGGGCACCGAGGTGCAGGGCAAGACCATCGGCATTGTCGGGCTTGGCAATGTCGGCCGCCGCATCGCCGCGCTTTGCAACGGCCTGCTCGGCATGAAGGTGCTGGCCTATGATCCTTATCTCTCGGCGGCGGAAATGGCGGCGCGTGGCGGCGAGAAGGTCGAGCTCGACGAGCTGTTGCGCCGCGCAGATTACGTGTCGATCTCCTGTCCATTGACAAAAGAGAGCCGCGGCATGATCGGCGCGCGCGAATTCGCGCTGATGCAGAGGCACGCCTATTTCATCACCACCGCGCGCGGCTTCATCCACGACGAGACCGCGCTGACCGATGCGCTGCGCGACAAGCGCATCGCGGGCGCGGGGCTCGACGTCTGGGCCAAGGAGCCGCCGCCGCCGGACCATCCCCTGTTGCAGTTCGACAATGTGCTGGCGAGCCCGCATACCGCAGGGGTCACGACGGAAGCACGCGCCAATATGGGCCGGATCGCCGCCGAGCAAATGCTCGACGCATTGGACGGCAAGCGGCCGCCGCGCATCATCAACCCCGAGGTCTGGCCTGCTTATGCCAGGCGCTTTGAGCGGACTTTTGGGTTCGCGCCGGGGGATTAG
- a CDS encoding amidohydrolase family protein produces the protein MIPACLPPRDVTRPKVPPSPNACDTHAHVFGPAARFPYADDRSYTPPDAPLEKYLGMLDRIGFARGVLVQGSAHGRDNSAMLDALARRPDRLRGVAVADADIATATLREWDRLGVRGLRFNHFFRHGQLHYRGGVPLTAAQTLAPVMAELGWHLQLWIDVKDLPETIPVLKALGLPVVIDHMGRTDARAGTATAGFQSLLGAVGEGWCWAKLSGAHRLSRDAPDYPDARPFHEALVRANPERLVWGGDWPHPRVEGEMPDAGHLFELFQAWTPDQSAQHRILVANPAKLYDFPN, from the coding sequence ATGATCCCCGCTTGTCTGCCTCCCCGCGACGTAACACGGCCCAAAGTTCCGCCGTCGCCGAATGCCTGCGATACGCACGCCCATGTGTTCGGCCCCGCGGCGCGATTTCCGTATGCCGACGACCGCAGCTATACGCCGCCCGACGCGCCGCTCGAAAAATATCTGGGCATGCTCGATCGAATCGGATTCGCGCGCGGCGTGTTGGTGCAAGGCAGCGCGCATGGCCGCGACAATTCCGCCATGCTCGATGCGCTTGCGCGCCGGCCCGACCGGTTGCGCGGCGTCGCGGTGGCGGATGCCGACATCGCGACGGCGACCTTGCGCGAATGGGACCGTCTCGGCGTCCGCGGCTTGCGCTTCAATCATTTTTTCCGCCACGGGCAATTGCATTATCGCGGCGGCGTGCCGCTGACGGCGGCGCAAACGCTGGCGCCGGTCATGGCCGAACTCGGCTGGCACCTTCAGCTCTGGATCGATGTGAAGGATTTGCCTGAGACGATACCCGTGTTGAAAGCTCTCGGCCTGCCGGTCGTGATCGACCATATGGGCCGCACCGACGCCCGCGCCGGCACGGCGACGGCAGGCTTCCAGAGCCTGCTGGGTGCGGTCGGCGAGGGCTGGTGCTGGGCGAAATTGTCCGGCGCCCATCGCCTCAGCCGCGACGCGCCCGATTATCCCGACGCGCGGCCGTTTCATGAGGCGCTGGTACGGGCCAATCCGGAACGGCTGGTATGGGGCGGCGACTGGCCGCATCCCCGCGTCGAAGGCGAGATGCCGGACGCCGGACATTTGTTCGAATTGTTTCAGGCCTGGACGCCGGACCAGTCGGCCCAGCACCGCATCCTCGTCGCCAATCCCGCCAAGCTCTACGATTTCCCGAACTGA
- a CDS encoding Bug family tripartite tricarboxylate transporter substrate binding protein, whose translation MGKWLGMCAVVAAAVLTSGAASAQSGFPSKPVHIYVPYSAGGAVDILARTLGEVVSKQWGQGVVIENRPGAGGVVASQALAGSAPDGHTLIVVASGHATNPFLYEKLPYDTFKDFTPITLLASSPNILLVKADSPFKTLADMIAQARAKPGSLAFGHAGNGTSTHLAGELLKGLAKIDINAIPYKGGVPAINDLLGGQIPMSFNNGPESVGQLQAGAVRALAVTTASRASFLPDVPSMAETVPGYDTEVWWGLLGPAGMPADLVEKLAHDFVAALNTDQMKARLTKLGASPIGSTPQQFDQKIHADYEKWGPIIKAAGMKAE comes from the coding sequence ATGGGCAAATGGTTGGGGATGTGTGCGGTTGTCGCGGCTGCGGTGCTGACCTCAGGCGCGGCGTCAGCGCAGAGCGGATTTCCGTCAAAGCCTGTGCATATTTACGTGCCCTATTCCGCCGGCGGCGCCGTCGACATCCTGGCGCGCACGCTGGGCGAGGTGGTCTCCAAACAATGGGGCCAGGGCGTCGTCATCGAGAACCGGCCGGGCGCGGGTGGGGTGGTGGCGTCGCAGGCGCTCGCGGGTTCAGCGCCCGACGGCCATACCCTGATCGTCGTCGCCAGCGGCCACGCCACCAATCCGTTCCTGTATGAGAAACTGCCCTACGACACGTTCAAGGATTTCACCCCGATTACGCTTTTGGCCTCGTCTCCCAATATCCTCCTGGTGAAGGCCGATTCTCCGTTCAAGACGCTGGCCGACATGATCGCGCAGGCGCGCGCCAAGCCGGGGAGCCTCGCCTTCGGCCATGCCGGCAACGGAACATCGACGCATCTGGCCGGCGAGCTCCTGAAGGGTCTGGCGAAAATCGACATCAATGCCATCCCCTACAAGGGCGGCGTGCCGGCGATCAATGACCTCCTGGGCGGGCAAATTCCGATGTCGTTCAACAACGGGCCGGAATCGGTCGGGCAGCTTCAAGCCGGCGCCGTCCGCGCGCTCGCCGTCACCACCGCCTCGCGCGCGTCGTTTTTGCCCGACGTGCCGAGCATGGCAGAGACCGTGCCGGGCTATGACACCGAAGTGTGGTGGGGCTTGCTCGGACCGGCCGGCATGCCGGCCGACCTCGTCGAAAAACTCGCGCATGATTTTGTCGCGGCCTTGAATACAGACCAGATGAAGGCGCGGCTGACAAAACTCGGGGCGTCGCCGATCGGCAGCACACCGCAGCAATTCGACCAGAAGATTCACGCCGATTACGAAAAATGGGGCCCGATCATCAAGGCCGCCGGCATGAAGGCGGAATGA
- a CDS encoding GntR family transcriptional regulator — MEAHVPKQNDQGDVAVRLREFIATGRFVPNERLVEVDLATVLQTNRANVRIALAMLDQEGLVIRERNRGARVRLVSDIEAMEIADARRALEGVVARQAAACAGKADAISLRKIVTSMRKAYAASDFIQVSRLNGQLHAEIQRIAGNKTVARLLETLKSQIVRQQYRAILLPGRAKASVQEHAAIVAAICAGDETAAEAAMLRHMDGVIAALKQAIALNAGMG, encoded by the coding sequence ATGGAGGCGCACGTACCCAAGCAGAATGACCAGGGCGATGTGGCGGTGCGCCTGCGTGAGTTCATTGCGACCGGACGGTTCGTGCCCAACGAGCGTTTGGTCGAGGTGGACCTTGCGACAGTGCTGCAAACCAACCGCGCCAACGTCCGGATCGCGCTGGCGATGCTGGACCAGGAAGGCCTCGTCATTCGCGAGCGCAATCGCGGCGCGCGTGTCCGCCTGGTCTCCGATATCGAAGCGATGGAAATCGCCGACGCGCGACGTGCGCTCGAAGGCGTCGTCGCACGGCAGGCTGCCGCGTGTGCCGGCAAAGCGGATGCCATTAGTCTGCGCAAGATCGTTACCAGCATGCGGAAGGCTTATGCCGCATCAGACTTCATCCAGGTGTCGCGGCTGAACGGACAGCTTCATGCGGAGATTCAACGCATCGCCGGCAATAAGACGGTGGCGAGATTGCTGGAGACGTTGAAATCGCAGATCGTTCGACAGCAATACCGTGCCATCCTGCTGCCCGGCAGGGCCAAGGCGTCGGTGCAGGAGCATGCAGCAATCGTTGCAGCGATCTGTGCTGGTGACGAGACGGCCGCCGAAGCCGCGATGCTGCGGCACATGGACGGCGTGATTGCAGCGCTGAAACAGGCGATCGCGTTGAATGCAGGAATGGGATGA
- a CDS encoding thiamine pyrophosphate-binding protein, which translates to MTAAGEQTSTRSWHEVVLQTLKRNDIRLVPYVPDRVLTALIKNIHADPFFTTFPTAREEEAVGIVSGAWMGGLKGAVLMQTSGFATLANVLASLAIPYQIPLIMFVSERGTLGEFNYGQSLVCRTMRPVLDSLAMEHHTITRLDEFEFIVDRSIKQAITTQAPVALILSPLLTGGKVFDK; encoded by the coding sequence ATGACGGCTGCCGGGGAACAAACCTCGACCCGAAGCTGGCACGAGGTGGTGCTGCAAACGCTGAAGCGCAACGACATCCGCCTCGTGCCCTATGTTCCCGATCGTGTGCTGACCGCGCTGATCAAGAACATTCACGCCGATCCGTTCTTCACGACCTTCCCCACCGCGCGCGAAGAAGAAGCGGTCGGCATCGTCTCCGGCGCCTGGATGGGCGGGTTGAAGGGCGCCGTCCTGATGCAGACCTCCGGCTTCGCCACGCTCGCCAACGTGCTGGCCTCGCTCGCGATCCCCTATCAGATCCCGCTGATCATGTTCGTGTCCGAACGCGGCACGCTCGGCGAATTCAACTACGGGCAGTCGCTGGTTTGCCGCACCATGCGGCCGGTGCTCGATTCGCTCGCCATGGAACATCACACCATCACCCGGCTTGACGAGTTCGAGTTCATCGTCGATCGATCGATCAAGCAGGCTATCACCACGCAGGCGCCGGTGGCGCTGATCCTGTCGCCGCTTTTGACCGGCGGCAAAGTGTTTGACAAGTGA
- a CDS encoding thiamine pyrophosphate-dependent enzyme, which yields MSTATNTPARNTKVMNRFDLTSRLIAKLKNEEAVVGGIGNTNFDLWAAGHRPQNFYMLGSMGLAFPIALGVALAQPKRRVFALEGDGSLLMQMGCLSTIAALKPQNLTMIVMDNGVYQITGAQPTPAASVSDLVAIAIGCGLANSAWAADEEDFERLVDQSMSASAPTLIGVRIDDKPGVGTTRRDPVQIRERFMVGLGARQAL from the coding sequence ATGAGCACGGCAACCAACACCCCCGCCCGCAACACCAAGGTGATGAACCGCTTCGATCTCACCTCACGGCTGATTGCAAAACTGAAGAACGAGGAGGCCGTGGTCGGCGGCATCGGCAATACCAATTTCGATCTTTGGGCGGCCGGCCATCGCCCGCAGAATTTTTACATGCTGGGCAGCATGGGGCTTGCCTTCCCGATTGCGCTCGGCGTCGCACTAGCCCAGCCCAAGCGCCGCGTTTTCGCGCTTGAGGGCGATGGCTCGCTTTTGATGCAGATGGGGTGCCTGTCGACGATCGCGGCGCTCAAGCCGCAAAACCTCACCATGATCGTGATGGATAACGGCGTTTACCAAATCACCGGCGCGCAGCCGACGCCGGCCGCTTCCGTCTCGGACCTCGTCGCGATTGCGATTGGCTGCGGACTTGCCAACAGCGCCTGGGCGGCCGACGAAGAGGACTTCGAGCGCCTGGTCGACCAATCCATGTCCGCGTCCGCGCCGACGCTGATCGGGGTGCGCATCGACGACAAGCCGGGCGTCGGAACCACCCGTCGGGATCCCGTGCAGATCAGGGAGCGCTTTATGGTTGGTCTTGGCGCGCGGCAGGCGCTGTGA
- a CDS encoding VanZ family protein: MTTLVRLFAWLLALAVTFATLGPPRFRPHSDLGQDGEHALAFVLIGLAFGLAYARNRLLTSVVSIAAIGILEILQLWVPGRHARFEDFVVDALAACAGFTLAAALDWIIQRSRRSSANAV, encoded by the coding sequence ATGACCACCCTTGTTAGATTGTTCGCCTGGCTCCTGGCCTTAGCCGTCACCTTCGCAACCCTGGGACCGCCACGCTTCCGGCCGCACTCCGACCTCGGTCAGGATGGCGAGCATGCGCTCGCCTTCGTGCTGATCGGTCTCGCATTCGGCTTGGCCTATGCGCGAAATCGGCTGCTCACCTCGGTGGTGTCGATCGCAGCCATCGGCATCCTTGAAATCCTGCAGCTCTGGGTGCCGGGACGGCATGCGCGGTTCGAAGATTTTGTCGTCGACGCGCTGGCGGCCTGTGCCGGCTTCACGCTTGCGGCTGCGCTTGACTGGATCATTCAACGCTCGCGCCGATCCAGCGCCAATGCCGTCTAG
- a CDS encoding DUF1236 domain-containing protein, with translation MKKHIAVSLIAASLFASGAAFAQSTTATGAANGARAGGEVGGPVGEIVGGTVGAAVGAGLEIPSAVITSIQGERAPSVTVRERVVVGEPLPPTVELRPVPNYTEYRYALVNDRRVIVEPRTRKIIKIID, from the coding sequence ATGAAGAAGCACATTGCTGTCTCATTGATTGCAGCGTCGCTGTTTGCATCGGGCGCGGCGTTCGCTCAATCCACCACGGCGACAGGTGCTGCGAACGGCGCCCGTGCCGGCGGCGAAGTCGGTGGACCGGTCGGCGAGATCGTCGGCGGTACGGTCGGTGCGGCTGTCGGCGCCGGTCTGGAAATCCCGAGCGCCGTCATCACATCCATTCAGGGCGAGCGTGCACCCTCGGTGACGGTACGTGAGCGTGTTGTGGTGGGCGAACCGTTGCCGCCAACCGTCGAATTGCGGCCGGTCCCCAACTACACGGAGTATCGCTACGCGCTCGTCAATGACCGGCGGGTGATCGTCGAGCCGCGGACGCGCAAGATCATCAAGATCATCGACTAA